AACAAATCCAACTccattaaatatttatttaaatacatTAATAAGGGAGTGGATAGGGTCACAATGTCAATGTCAGTGCAACAACCAAACAAGGATAAGTATGAAGATGTGGATGAGATTaaacaatattatgattgtaGATACCTTTCTCCATGTGAAGCTCTATGGAGAATATTTTCATTTGAAGTCCATGTCAAGTGGCCACCTGTAAAAAACCTCATCTACCACTTGCCCAAAAAACAGGTAATCCTATTTAAGGAGCAACAAGCTGTCAAGAATGTGCTTCAGAGAAACAAGCGGAAGAATAGCATGTTTACTGCTTGGATGGAAGCAAATGGGAAATATGCTTAGGGAAAGGGGCTAACATATTCAGAATTTCCAGCAGCATTTGtatttgatgaaaaaaaaaaagaatggcgACCAAGGAAACAAGGATTTAGCCTTGGTCGAATGAACTTCGTTGCTCCAGGAAGTGGCGAGTTATATTACTTGCGACTTCTATTGAGTTATCAACGTGGCTGTTCAAGTTTTGCAGATTTGAAAACACATAAAAACCAGACCTATGAAACTTTCAGAGATACATGTGATGCAATGGGTTTGTTGAAAGATGATCGTGAATTCATTGATGCTATACATGACGTAGCTACCCGTTCATCTGGTCCCTATGTCAAGAACTTATTTGTTACATATTTGATGGGAAACATACTAAGTAATCCTTTGAATGTCTGGAATCAAACATGGCATGAACTTGCAGATGGAATTCTCTATAATCTACGGAAAGCTCATAACAAACCAGGTACACATTCTTTGAATTTAacctatatataatatattatataatctCATGTAATTTAATATAGAACTATTGATATTTGTTTTCCTTGGTatcattttgatttcttttgaacATGTTTAGTTGCTAAAACTTTTAAATTATCTTTAGATTTGGTTATTGAAGAACATCGTCTTAAGGACCTATGTTTAATGGAGATTGAGaaaattttgatggttaatggAAAATCTCTAAAGGATTTTTCTGgaatgcctcatgttgaatctAATACATTAACTGAGTATGGCAATGTATTGCTACTCAATGAGCTGAATTTTGATGTTGTTGAGATGAGCAACTTACACGATGAATGTTTTAGCAAGTTGAATGATGGCCAGTTGAAGAGTTATCAAGAAATTATAACTGCTATCAATGCAAATAATGGTGGTTTTTTCTTTGTATATGGATATGGAGGAACGGGAAAAACTTTTCTATGGAAAACTTTGACCTATAAACTAAGATCTCAGAAACAGATTATACTAAATGTTGCatcaagtggaatagcatcccTTTTATTACCAGGTGGCCGAACAGCACATTCATTATTTTCAATTCCCCTTTGTTTGAACGAGGATTCATGTTGTGGGATACCTCAAGGAAGTCCAAAAGCTGAACTGTTACAACTTGCTAGCCTAATCATTTGGGATGAGGCCCCCATGGTTAGTCGCTATGCTTTTGAGGCGTTAGATAGGACTTTGCGGGACATCATGAGGTTTAAAATCCATAATAGTTCTGAAAAACCATTTGGTGGAAAGGTTGTTGTTTTGGGAGGTGATTTTAGGCAAATTCTACCAGTCATTCCCAAAGGTAGGAGAGCCGAAATTGTTATGTCAACCATTAACTCTTCAAGGCTATGGAGATTTTGCAAAGTTCTTAATTTAACCCAAAACATGAGGTTGACAACTACAGCATGTGATGGGGATAATGGGGAAGTTAAACGCTTTGCAAAATGGGTTTTAGATATTGGGGATGGTAAGTTGGGTGATTATAATGATGGCGAGTCTAATGTTCAAATTCCGAAAGATTTGTTAATATATCAATCTTCCAATCCTATTGCAGACATTGTTCATTTTATGTACCCTGACATTGTCCAAAATGTGGGTTGTGTCAAATACTACTCAGACAAAGCAATTCTTGCTCCCACTTTAGATGCTGTTGATTCAATTAATCAATATGCATTGTCATTATTTCCTGGAAATGAGAAAACATATCTTAGCTCGGATTCAGTATGGAGAGTTGATGTAGATGTTGGAATTGAAGCTGATTGGTTAACTACTGAATTTTTGAATGGTCTTAAATGTTCTGGTATGCCTGATCACAAGTTGGTTTTAAAAGAAGGTGCACCCGTCATGCTCATGCGAAATCTTGACATTTCCACTGGTTTATGCAATGGTACAAGACTTATTGTTAACTACCTTGGTCCAAATGTAATTGGTGCTATTGTTCTTTCTGGCACACATATTGGAAAGGTTGTGTATATTTCCAGGATGAATTTGATGCCATCTGATGAAACCATGCCTGTGAAGTTTCAAAGAAGACAATTTCCTTTGATTGCATCCTTTGCAATGACAATCAACAAAAGTCAGGGGCAATCATTATCTCAAGTCGGTGTTTATCTACCAAAGCCTGTTTTTTCCCATGGCCAGCTCTATGTTGCTATTTCTAGAGTTAAGAGCAGAGATGGTTTGAAGATATTAATATGCAATGAAGACACAAGCCAACAAGATGTTACAAAAAACATTGTCTTCCAGGAAGTTTTCCAAAAGATTTACAACACATAGTTTGTATGATTTCCTAAATTTAACATGtaatactttatatttattaaGCAAAGATACATTGAAACAAAGAAAATTTTGTAACCAATATCAGTGTTATAGTAACTCAAATGGTAtgtcttaataaatatattagtcCATTGTTGTCTAAATGAAAATAACAAATCCAAAcatctgaagaaaaaaaataaaagagggaCTCAATAATTCGCTTTAGTATTAAATTTCGAAAAAAattacccgtgcatcgcacgggaaaACGGGCTCTAACCTAGTATATATATGTTGGCTAGTGTAGGTTGGGGGGGGGGAGATTGACTAATTTTAAAACGTGGAACCAATACTCAGTAAACTTACCACACAACAGTGCCACAAACCACACTTTAAGGTTGAAGATATATTACATTAGGATTGCAACATGTGAATTATAAGTTTGGATCTGCATAAACAGAACACCATAGAGTGTAACTAACACACAAACATGCAATTAATCAATGTGATCCAAGTACAACTATTTCGGGGCAGACAGGACCTATCTGGAAGAATTTGATAATGCAGCTTCCAGATTAAATTGAAGAGCCTCTCTACTACATCAACCAGCTGTATTACACATtaaaaattcttctacaattaattttaaaattaaaatcattctGAGAAGAAAAAACTTTTGTAAGCAGCTTTGGATATCAAAATTGATTCAGAAATGAGTATTGATTCATTCACCCTCCTATTTCTCTTCCATATCATTTCCACACATTCatctttctattttctattcCTATCACATctcttatttctctctcatttcttctttAACCCACAAGATGGAGGTGGATTTCATGCGTGAATCAAACATTATTGTTCAGAAAGGGAAGTTGATGCAATTGTGCTAATATATAGTAATCACTGGAGTAGGTATACAAGAAGAGGATCCACATGGAAATAAAATTGGAAACATAATTAAAGTAAGAGGAGGCAACTAACTAGGAGCATATGTAGCAAAATATACATAAGAACTAAGAAGCCAGACAAGAAGTCCACAATAAGATTTTGAAGAAGATCAATTATTCAAGCTAATTAAGCAGCTCTTGCTGTTAAAGTGTGTGACAGATCATGATTCAGGACATGATCCTCATCTTCCAGATCTCCATCAGTTCCAGTACCTTTGACCGCCACAAAGCCTCTTCCAAAGTTAATAATTTGTCCACCCATTTCTTGATGAACTGCATGAATAGTACCCTCTGATCTGGTGAGTGATCTTTGCTTCCTCCTCATGGCCTTCCTCCTGCGATCATGATCTGCCATCCTACAACATCCAACATCAAAACAAATCAAGTCAACATCAGAATGTTTCGAAATATTTCTGCAAATATTGATTCTAAAAGGGATAGATATTATATGAGCAGCTTctgagtttcagaattgattataaTGAAAGAGAAGGTGATCCAAACGTGCTAGCTAGAAAAGTGAGACTAGAGATCAAGGTGTTACTcgtgagaaagaggaagagggtGGATTGTCCCTGAAAGACAGAGAGGAACACCATGGGTGGCACGGATGTTTAACATGGACTGCATTATTATTTggcttctttctttcttcctttctttgttgCTTTGCTTGGAACAAACAGGTCTTGTTTTATGAGAATTGATTTGTGTGACTTTTCCTCTGTCGTGTCCAGGACCTGAGCCATTTATGTTATGACACACCCACGACAAACACACTGTAAAGCTGTAAAATTTTGcttctgttttttattttgcattCCAATTTTTTGTTACTACTTATTTGTCTTTTTCTTCAAGGGTTGTCAATATCATTTTCATTGAACTTATCTCTTCATCTAACCCCATCACCATTAAATAAGGGTGCCTTAAATAAGATGTAAGTTTGATGTGTCCTAGCAGAATGCATTGTCATATTATCTTTAGAATTAAAATTTGATCGTGTAAGTTTTTCTTTACTTTACTATAAAAAAATGGAaatgatatattaattatttgtagtaaatttttttgaaatgatttgtagtaataataaattaattttgaagtaAACGTATTATGTTATGCGGCAGACGGGCAGAGGTTTTcctattttaatatatatatttaaatttttttacaggTAATTtattattagtaaattaattcttTCACCAGAATTTAAATTTTGACCCTTTACCCTGCAAATCATTTCATTTCTCTTAGCTCCCTTCcccatatattatattttagttTGAGTTCACGTCCTATGCAAGGAAGAAGGAAGGGAAAAAATGGATAATGTTTTATCCATACTTTAGTTTGAGTCGAAAAGGGGAACTTTGATATTTTCACACTCCTTTTTCTCTtacatattattttcacatatttttctcctattttttacatttattttatcacatcacttatcatatcactcatttctctcaCCTTTATTTCTATATCTCTCTAGAGGTGGAGGGGTGTGATATGATaagaaaggaaaagagagaaagaaagaaaaaaaagtacttAAGTGAAAATAAAGTGAAATTTTTGAAATGTGAAtgatgtggtgtccaatccacttGTGGTTTGCTCTTGTTAGCTCGATGTAATGATCCTCAGAGTTTTATCCTCTAGCGACCCAACACTGGTATCAGAGCTAATGGTTAGTGTGACCATGGTGACAACTCATTGGGTCGAAAGTCTTCTTGGCAATGGTAGCTAGGCAGCATGTCTCGTTGATGTAGAGCTAACAACGGTGCAAGTATTTGGAGGTTTCCGCTTGAGAtgaactcacacttgaggggaagattgttgagaattcaagtgtgagtaagaagtctcacattggatgATTAGAGGGTGATGAACACTTTATAAGTCAAAGGACCCCTACATGCATTGTCTTAAAGGTTTTTGGTGAAAGATGTGACAGCCCTACAAGAACAAACCTTAATGCAACAGTCAAAAAGAGCTTTGAGATGAAAAACTGCTAAAAGAGATGTGAACTAAACAAAATTGAAGCTATGGACCATGCATCCATGGCGACGATAGTTTCAGATTTCAGATTCCATGTGACTTCATCTAACAATTGAACGAAAAAAAAGGGTTTCCTAGATGAAGTAGCAAACAATCAAAAAATAACATTAACGAATGCCATAAAACAGACTAAATATTAGCGGTTTTTCCTAACCATTTTTCCTAACCATCACTACTCGTCACTAGAAACAATTTTGTTTTTGTAGTGGAGTATCATTCACAGAAGATAATCTTGTTCAAGCTGCAAAAGTTCACATTCTCATTGAGCTAACTAGTGAAAGTTTTGTCTATACATGATAACTAATGACTTGAGCCCGAGACATTAGTTAAAGGAGAAAATCAAGTAGGTACCACTTCAGTCAACCACCTTTTGGTGGTCTTGTTGGATTATAAAGCAGTAGAAAGCTATTTAAAATGATCATTTTCCCAAAGGTGCTTTATAAGACTTTCGTGTGTGATGTTGCTAATCTTTTCAAATAACTTTGGTACAGAGCATCTTGTTTCCGATTTTTGTTCTCAGTTTAGAAGGGGTTAAATTGGAACAAGATTTTGAGTGTCCTAATATAAACATATAGACCTTATTTGAGGGGGTGAGGTACAGAAGTCCTACATTAAAAGAAGAGTAAAGCTCAAACATGCAATGTTTATGGCCTTATGGGCAAGATATGTTCTTAAGGATCCTTCCCAAAATTGCAGTCATTCATTCCTTGTGATATTGCCctcatgtttggatacataatGAAAAATATGATTGTGAGACTAGGGGTGACTAGCAGGGTACTTGTGGTAACCCCAAAATTTTGCAACTTTTATATctgttagagtttttttttttttggttatgtTGGTACACCATAGTATTACATCTATACATACCAATATACCATGCATATATAACATATCAGTCCAGTTAATTATTGTTCTCAGCGAGTTATAAGCCCATGACACGTTAGAAGTAGCCCAAATTGATACACTCATTTTAAGAACTTTATTTGAACCAACATTTAAGAGagaataaatattttcattcaCACTAAGTGAGCAATATATAGGAAGaagggtttaatttttttacctcTGATACATTAAGCTTTCTTATACTaggattatacccgtgcgttgcacgaaggATACCGGGATTTCATTTTGAACATGATTATTTTGATACACACGACTTAATAGTTCatttattggaaaaaaaaaataatgttacGATGAGTGAAAATTAAGTTGAAATGGATTAGTAGTACAAGATTGTTAAATGGATCAAAATTCTAAAATTCTTTCCTAATTTATCCGCATAAGATATTTATTCCAAATTGGCTTAATTATGTTTTTGGTTCCTCTAAAATTAGGGTCTTTTGGTTTAGGCCCctctaaatatttttctttggtATACACCCCTAAATGCAAAATAATATTGAGCCCCACCCGTCACCTTACGTCATTTAGAGGGGCCCAAACCAAAGAACAATAATTTTAAAGGGACCTAAGACACGATAACAATTGAGTTTTAGGTCCCTCCAAAATCACGATTCTTTGGTTTAGGTCTCTCTAAAATCATGATTCTTCGGTTTAGATGCCTCTAAAATATGTCACGTCAGCGTCCGTTAACGGCAGAGGCTTATCCCtctatattattttcaaaataagggTGTATtctaaagaaaaataatttgatgGGCCAAAACCTAGAGggaacaaaaacatatttaagccttccAAATTTAAGTATCTCTAATCTATATTTTAATCAGCAATTGATttgatcaattttaaaaaaatggttttttttttggtcaagaaTTTTAAAACACATGGTTCGTAACACacaaaaattatcaaaataaaataatttttataatatgATAAGATTTTATATGACATTCAATTGAAATTAGAAgctatattatattaaaaagtTTCATGTATACTCAAGTGTCCTCTCACGTGCCTGTGCTAAATTACTCATGGATATTAATAGGAAGATGAATAGTTTCACCACCCTCTTTATATATTCAAAGTATAGGCATTCGATGCTCCATAATTTTTTCCAACCAAAATCAACCAATTTAAGTTTTACCGTTCTTCCTCTCAGACCACATAACATTTTCATTCTCTACATTTATTGGTAAACttttcatttctcaatctctgaAATTTTTCCACAGAACAAATATTACGTGAAAATAATTGCAAATTGATGGGAAAAGAAAACGGCATAGTCAATACTAAGTAAAAAGAATGCTAATTGCAAGAAATCTCAAATGGTTTCTCTGGATCCTGTTCGTGAGCAATCTCCACCAAAACCATTAGCGCCATCCACAACCAATTTGTCATTCATCCCATTGcacttgcttttttttttcagttgggATCTAATCCAATAAGCCCATGATCCAATCACACAACCCAAGCAACAAATAAGATCCAAATTTCGAAAGCTTCTTACCTGCATTATTTCAAAGACACAACCCCTCCACTGAAGAGAATAAGATGGAGAAAGGGTGAGGTTTCCAAGCAGATGGAGCAGGAATGCCAAAGATAGAAATTTCAGTTGTAGTTGGGACATAGGTTGTACATAAGATATCATTTGAGACTCATCGTAGGATAGGAACAGATTGCAATAGCAGGTGTTGATGACCAAAGTGAAGGATTCCAATTATATTTAGTCTATACCACATCTAAATTAAATTGAAACTCCCAGGTGTGTTGATGTTCGGGAAGATCAGTGTTATCACGAGTTTAATATTccacaaaaaaaattgtgcacTTCCATCTTTGTTTACACACATTACTAAGAAAGTTTcacattttaaatttaaatagttAAATCATAGTCTTTTAATGAAgtgataataataaaaaaccaaaatataACATTTTATACCTTACTCTTATTAATGAaaagaaaatttcaaaacaGTCTCATCCAACCCTCTTTGATTCGTATCTTCTAGTTGATAACTCCACATAGTTAAAGTAAACATTAAAATGCCAGCCCTTGAGTGATAAAGATAATAATGAGGCTATGTCCTTCCATTGAATGCTTGATGGAATTGTCACCACATTAGTTGAGAAGCAAACCTACGATTATGAAGGAAAAGAATGAATAAAGGAAACTaaactgcaaaaaaaaaagtgaatggaGAAAATGGAAGATACAAGGAAAAACACAAGAAATAATGAGTAGGAACAGTAACAAAATGCAAATCAACGAAGCAAATAGCACATATTCTCTACCTTCTGCTCCTCTACCTTCTGCTCCCTCTTTCTCAAGACCAAGCATAAGGAGAATGAGGATAATAGGAGCCATTTAGCCAGTACTCTTAAAGAAAACTCAAAATAAAGCGAAACATTGATGGTCGTACCTTCAGCCAAGCCTCTCTCCTTTGAAAttggaatttcaaaatcaggtccagacttcaaagttcaaatcaTCAAAGACTGGACAGCAACAGGGAATAAAACTCAAATCAGAGTAATAGAAATAATAATGTGAAGAAAAATAAGGAAATGATTTAAAAAATAGTGAGCTATCAAAAACTATTTTCACATCAGTAGCTGCATCCAAATCATCATACAAAGGTTTCTTACTGGATTTAGTCTACCGTCTATAAAGTTTGAACTGCATTTAGAATCATGTCATtaaataatatgatttttttttctggttccaCCACCTCTTTTCTCATGATCAAGGTTGGTGTTATACGCGAAGGATTACCCTTAGCAAAATTGAGACCAAAGAGCCAATAAATTTTCAGCCAAAAGCAACTACGAATAATAATAACTACCAAAAATAGGAGTGATAATCCCAGCCTTATCTTGGAGACAATGAAATCTAAAGTCACTGAAATAACACTTTACTACATGGTCCTGCTAGAAATAGAGTGAAGAGTGAAGGTCTCCCAAGCCAAAATGTGTAGAAGAAGTGATTTTTAGATAAGGGATAAATAGGTACCCCCAATTGCAGCACATACCAAACATTTCTGTAGTTTAAAATCTAGAGGAACTTGAAAATGACACAATCATACTAATTTATGATGTATTTAATTTGTTCTTAGAGTATTTAAATGTTTTCCCTGAATTAGAACCCTCAAATGTTGTTAAAGCTTCATAAATTACATGTAAAGGCTCTATTAACCATACCACCCAACAAACTTAAGACTAAGAATCAATGAATGCATTAATGCTAAACAATGTAGAACAAAAATAATTCATTCACATGATATGAGATACGAATGTTGAGCAATAGCATAAAGTGGAGAATATGATAGAGCACTCTCCCTTCCAAGTTCTGAGTCTCACAAAAATTTCTGAAAGGAATGCAGAGATTTTTAACTCTGGCAGCGCCCACACTGTTAATCAAAATAATTTCTCAAATAATCAGAACTTCTTCTAGGAACATATATTTGCAGGTCACAGCAACAATCAATACACAAAGACAATCaatcaaataaagtattaatattattataccTAGCACTGCTTCCTTTGTACTGATGCTCATGAACATCTACTTGTTTGAAATCCACAGGTGCTTGTGGTAATGAGAAACCTGTATTGGCTCAGTGAAACCTGTACAAAGAATGTTTAAAAATGACTGACCATGACCAAAGAGAATAACAGTAATGGACGGTAAGCAAGCACTTTAAACTAAGATAACAACAACTTTTTTTACTAAAAACACAAAAGATAAATGTCAAAAACCAACCTCAAAGCCAAAACCCCACCAATCACTATCTATTTGAGCAAGCACCTCACCATTAATATCTTTCAAGGTGAATGTCCAATTCCATAAGCCAGGATTCTCAACCACCGCAAATTGCTTATTCTTGCAAATCTTATTCTTTTAGACTTGCATTTCATACAAAAGGCAAACTtatgagaaaataaaagagagtgAATTTAagagaataataaaaaaaagccAGGATCACTTGTGCATGCATGTTCAAATAAATGTTTATATACATCATCATATCTATTCATGAGCACAACCACATATTAATAGAACTGCATAATGAATTGAACCtgtcaaggagagactcagaccAAGTGATAAAAATATTAACTATTTGATGATCTCTGTGTTACTTTATGGATGCAATAAATGgttaaagaaagagaaaattaaaaaaacttagtGAAACTGGCAAAAAAAATAAGGATGCTAGAATAAAACTCTTAAGGATGCCTCTGCTTTAATAGTTGATACAGAACACTCAATATCCTGATTATGTAAAAGCATTCACACAGCCCTTGAAAAAACTCTTTCACAAAGGTACAAGTGATAATGAGAAACCTGTATTGGCTCAGTGAAATGCTCTGATTTTCCATATAGTTTGcaattcattcttcttcttcttcttccattttcttCCAATTCCTCTTAGTAGCTTTTGACTCACCCTCCAAAACCTTAGCTCTTCTTCTGGTGAAATACAATATGCTTGGACCTGAGAAGAATAAGACAATCTTTCATACACAAATAACTTTTGGTTATTACAGCTATAATAGATTAAGAAGTCCAGACATCTCAGCCATATTTCTATAACTCAAATCTACAAATTCATAACTAAAAAACCACCCCCAATTATAAGAACTACTCAGAATTCAGACTGCAGGAAACCAACCCAGTAAAAACCTAAGAACTCAGAAACATGACTAAAAGAGGAGAAAGTGAAGGAGGAAGGTTCATGACATCGGAGATGAGAATTGCAAGAagggaagagaagaaaattcACTCACCTTGTTCTGATTATGACAACGATCTTTCCCTTCCTCACAGACAATGGTTAAATTTATAGGCACAAATTTCTCCCTGCATCAAATCAGTGAAGCTGTAAAGCAAAATGGACAGTTGGCTTT
This portion of the Lotus japonicus ecotype B-129 chromosome 3, LjGifu_v1.2 genome encodes:
- the LOC130709531 gene encoding uncharacterized protein LOC130709531 isoform X2, yielding MNFVAPGSGELYYLRLLLSYQRGCSSFADLKTHKNQTYETFRDTCDAMGLLKDDREFIDAIHDVATRSSGPYVKNLFVTYLMGNILSNPLNVWNQTWHELADGILYNLRKAHNKPDLVIEEHRLKDLCLMEIEKILMVNGKSLKDFSGMPHVESNTLTEYGNVLLLNELNFDVVEMSNLHDECFSKLNDGQLKSYQEIITAINANNGGFFFVYGYGGTGKTFLWKTLTYKLRSQKQIILNVASSGIASLLLPGGRTAHSLFSIPLCLNEDSCCGIPQGSPKAELLQLASLIIWDEAPMVSRYAFEALDRTLRDIMRFKIHNSSEKPFGGKVVVLGGDFRQILPVIPKGRRAEIVMSTINSSRLWRFCKVLNLTQNMRLTTTACDGDNGEVKRFAKWVLDIGDDIVHFMYPDIVQNVGCVKYYSDKAILAPTLDAVDSINQYALSLFPGNEKTYLSSDSVWRVDVDVGIEADWLTTEFLNGLKCSGMPDHKLVLKEGAPVMLMRNLDISTGLCNGTRLIVNYLGPNVIGAIVLSGTHIGKVVYISRMNLMPSDETMPVKFQRRQFPLIASFAMTINKSQGQSLSQVGVYLPKPVFSHGQLYVAISRVKSRDGLKILICNEDTSQQDVTKNIVFQEVFQKIYNT
- the LOC130709531 gene encoding uncharacterized protein LOC130709531 isoform X1, with protein sequence MNFVAPGSGELYYLRLLLSYQRGCSSFADLKTHKNQTYETFRDTCDAMGLLKDDREFIDAIHDVATRSSGPYVKNLFVTYLMGNILSNPLNVWNQTWHELADGILYNLRKAHNKPDLVIEEHRLKDLCLMEIEKILMVNGKSLKDFSGMPHVESNTLTEYGNVLLLNELNFDVVEMSNLHDECFSKLNDGQLKSYQEIITAINANNGGFFFVYGYGGTGKTFLWKTLTYKLRSQKQIILNVASSGIASLLLPGGRTAHSLFSIPLCLNEDSCCGIPQGSPKAELLQLASLIIWDEAPMVSRYAFEALDRTLRDIMRFKIHNSSEKPFGGKVVVLGGDFRQILPVIPKGRRAEIVMSTINSSRLWRFCKVLNLTQNMRLTTTACDGDNGEVKRFAKWVLDIGDGKLGDYNDGESNVQIPKDLLIYQSSNPIADIVHFMYPDIVQNVGCVKYYSDKAILAPTLDAVDSINQYALSLFPGNEKTYLSSDSVWRVDVDVGIEADWLTTEFLNGLKCSGMPDHKLVLKEGAPVMLMRNLDISTGLCNGTRLIVNYLGPNVIGAIVLSGTHIGKVVYISRMNLMPSDETMPVKFQRRQFPLIASFAMTINKSQGQSLSQVGVYLPKPVFSHGQLYVAISRVKSRDGLKILICNEDTSQQDVTKNIVFQEVFQKIYNT
- the LOC130748208 gene encoding uncharacterized protein LOC130748208, with the protein product MQSMLNIRATHGVPLCLSGTIHPLPLSHEMADHDRRRKAMRRKQRSLTRSEGTIHAVHQEMGGQIINFGRGFVAVKGTGTDGDLEDEDHVLNHDLSHTLTARAA